The DNA region CTCGAGAAAAACGTGGTGATGAGGAcaaatctatatataataaaagcaAAATCACAATATTAAGACAAGTGACAAAATCACAAAAAGCCAAGTGTCATTAGGACAAAACAAACTACCTTTCTAACTAAAAAAAccttttcaattttaaattttgaattaattggttggTTACTCTATttcaattaataaatatagatatcttataattagctataataaaaaaataaatatatatatatatatatatatatatatatatatatatatatatatatatatatatatatatatatatatatatatatatatatatatatatatataaaattccatTCAAATTGTGGAGaagtttcaagttgaagttttaaaatgattttaaaataaaaaataaaattagctataataaaaaaacgaaaatatacaATAAAAAACTTACCCATTCATATTagagagtagtttcaagttggagttgtaaaattattttaaaataaaaaacaaaaacataaaataaaaaactttcaattcaaattggggagtagtttcaagttggagttttaaaattattttaaaataaaaaaacgaaaataaataaataaaaagctttcaattcaaattggggagtagtttcttcCTAATATAGTAGTCtatataaatatctattttattttatatatataaaaaagaagtAAATAATTATATGATGACAAGTGGTATAACCATAAGACGACAAGTGTAGATTTTTAGGACAAAGCTCCAacaaagttggagttttaaaattattttaaaataaaaaaaataaaaattgccaATTCAAATTGAAAattagtttcaagttggagttttaagacAAAACAAACTTCTTTTCTAACTAAAAaaaccttttaaattttaaattttgaattaattggttattCTATTTGAatgatataaatatagatatcttataattagctataataaaaagatgaaaatataaaaatcaaatacccattcaaattggggagtagtttcaagttggagttttaaaattatttatataaaaatatttagatgtaacaaaaagaggaaaaaatatatattaaaaaaactacccattcaaattagggagtagtttcaaaattattttacaataaaaaacgaaattaaaaataaaataaaaaactacccCATTCAAATtagggagtagtttcaagttggagttttaagaTAAAATAAACTACATTTCTAACTAAAAAaccttttgaatttttaaattttaaattaattggttactctatttcaattaaaaatatagatatcttacaattagcaacaataagaaaaacaaaaaaaaaaaacctattcAAATTGAGGAGTTGTTTCAAGTTGTAGttatagaaatttaaaaaaaaattgccaattcaaattggggaATAGTTTTAACTtggagttttaaaaattattttaaaataattaaaacaaaaataaagaaataaaaaaactttCTATTCAAATTAGGGAGTAGTTATTTCCTAATAtagcagtctctctctctctctctctctctttcgctatatatatatatatagttaataatttaaatttaattaaaaataattatacatattggtagttttttttataaaaataataaaacttatATCTTTATACTTTTGAcgaatttaaaattataatttagtaaaaaatattgcgttatttaaattttcagtaaatttcaaaataagaaaactaatcaaatattacagtagaaaagaaaagaaaagacttttgaaacttgtggtcttagaAACTTAAgaggtaaaagctttgtggggccatgatatttgtatgattataaaagcttctcattaagggtaaagtgaataaaataaagagtttaaagttgaattatttttttcaattataGAAATATGTTATTCTTTCTGGCATAGACTAATAAGAAAAGTATAAGGCTCAAAACGTGGTGACGAGGACAGTTATTTTTCAAAGGAGTTAGTGCATTAATTATAATTACTACTGCTCAAAATGTGGTGACGAGGACAAATATTTTTCAAAGGAGCTAGAGCATTATAATTATTACTACTCAAAACGTGGTTATGAGGACAAATATTTTTCAAAGGAGCTAGGTCTTGTAATTAGTTATTTTCTTAAGTTGGTAATATATGGCCTTTACTTCCGTCGGTAGTATATGACCCTTTACTTTCGATCTGTCTTCATCGTATTAAGTCAACATAGACTCCATAGTGGTTGAGGACTGATAGGTATAGTAATAAAGGTTTCCTGGCGTTATAGTACATTATAATTACTACTACACCTACTACTATATTATTTGTAGCAATCTGGAGACTTAAATTCTCACTTTGAGCATTTCAAGAAAAATACCAATTAAGAAACCAAAAATGGAAGATTCAAAAGCTAACAAGAATGACAAcaatggagaagaagaaggaagatggAGTCTCAAAGGCAAAACAGCCCTCGTTACTGGTGGCTCTAAAGGCATAGGGTGAGTTTGAAAATTTTCCCTTGAGTCTTCCATTTAATTATAGAGGTAGTTAGTGGCTACCGAACCAAAATTTTTACTAAGGGAATTCAAAAACATAAGAAAGTAAATACATGAAGAATCTAAGGGAATTTATTAATTAACATCtactatattttaatatatatatatatagaaaatatataattataaccttatatatatagtgtaatttttccTAACTCTGCTCTTACTAATACCTATGACAAATTTATACATGTAGAATTCCGAGTAAGTAATGTGATCGATCAGAATGAGTATGATGTTATTAATTATaatcatatattttaaaattttctttttatgtaTTAACTGTTGGAGTCGAAAGAAATGATGATGTCAGTTAAACCTGCAAAACCTGCTATAGTTCACGTTATATATGATTTTATCTCTATAGTTGAAAACCTCTAAGAAATACAAGTGGTACTATTAGTATTGCACTTATTGTCATAAATCAGTAAGTGTAGTGATACTCTACTCTAACTCATCAAATGCACGATCGATCTTCTTGAAAAATGATTTCTGTCATATTAAATACAAACCTTATAGACGTTATAATTTCCATGAAAATATATAGGCAGAACTCACCTCTCCAGCAAGTTAAGATGTGACAAATCTATTAGCTATGAACTATATATCTATACTGAGGCGAATCCAAAATATAGAATCAGCGAGTTCAGAGTGAATGCGAtcttattatatgtatatattttactCTGGTATGTCTTCTAATTTTGTATTATTGGCATTTTAGGTATGCAATAGTGGAAGAATTGGCAGGTCTTGGAGCACGAGTATATACATGTTCACGTAATGAAAAGGAATTGCAGGAATGCCTTGAGATTTGGAGAAACAAGGGATTTAAAGTAGAAGGTTCTGTGTGCGACCTATTGTTGTGTACTGAACGTGAGAATCTTATGCAGGCTGTTGGAGATGTTTTTAATGGAAAGCTCAATATTTTGGTTAGACTTTAATTCCACCTATTTTAATTTTTACGTATTGATAGTGTATAAAATTTTTGCATTAGCATATCATTTAATAACAAATTACAAGCAGACGCGGACCGATGATTTAAAAGTAGCGGGGTACCACTATCAAATAAAAATGAGTAAATGCTGAACGTTGCTTTCCTAAATCGACGAATGTAGTTGCTTAAGATTTAAATTTTAGGTTCCCAATCAAAATATATACTtgttatttaaaaatatattatacgtatacatatttttttaaagTCATCTAGAGGGTAGGTGGGCCTTCGGGCCCGCAAAATCGGGGGGCAcatgattttaccgtatacagtaCTCCTAATTGAAATGGGTTTTTACCCGCTCAGCGTAGTTAGAATAAGTTTCTAATTGCCTTTCTTTTCATAACACATGTAAATACTTATTCGCACCAGGTATTTATACCAAATATAATTGTTAACTTTAGTAGTTACAAGTCATTTATTTAGTGGTTTGTTATAAATATCGGGCACAAATAAATTTTCTGTTACCtgtatatgaatatttaataatctaattatataaaaattattatttatactATCCATTTATAAAAGTTAAAGTTCCTTTTGAAAAAGTTACAACACTAATTTAATTTGTTCATGGTTAGGTAAATAACGCAGGGgttgtgatacataaggaaactaAAGACTTCACAGCAGAAGATTACAACATTGTAATGGGAACTAATTTCGAAGCTGGTTTTCACTTATCTCAACTTGCTTATCCCTTGCTCAAGGCATCTGAAAATGGCAATGTCATCTTTCTCTCTTCTATTGCTGGCTTTTCGGCACTGCCTTCTCTTTCTCTTTATTCTGCTTCCAAAGGTAATCTTTTGTATCTTTACATATGTGCTAATTTTGTCACACACATATATAGTTCTAACTAGATACAATGAGTTTTGCCAAACCTGTTGTTGGGATCGAAATAATAAGGCGCCATGTGAAAGCTTATAACAAAATAAATTTTAGCAATGATAAATCagacaataaaaaaataatatattaaactAGATTTATCATAATTTGATCAATCAACCTACATATGATTCATTACTAATATAACAGAAAataaagtttttgagaaaataGTCTCCCCTTTACAAGACTCTCTTAAATGCTACATTATggaggttgtatttatttttgtgtGAAAGAggaatcctcaatttatagagtTCCACAATATTTTCCTCTAGAAAAGGGGCCTGTCAAATATGGAAGAgatctatatttttattttagaaaaagtAAAAtcaatttatattatattaaagggaGAGTAGTGAAGCATGGGATAGTTAAGTCAAGTGGCTTATGAGAAAATGTCACTTGGCACTTTTAAGATATAATCTAAACACATTTAGACAAATATTCTGAAAGCTTTCCAAAAAATAAAGATTCCTATTTCAATAATTATTCACTAACCACATGCTCCGTTTTCttttatttcataattttatattttaggaatattacctacaaaaataaaataatagtaaaaatatttaaaaataattagatataatgtgtccaaacaaataagaaataattctctatgattaatatttgaattgagtgcctttagtttaagtttgaaagcataagataattttttgaaaatgtggTCCAAAATAGCGTCAAAGTTACTAttgaaataattttaatttttatatgtattaTATTAAAATGATTATGATAGAAGTGGATGTTAAAGTCAAATAAGCTAATAAAAAGCCACATGACACTGCGATATGTTAAGTATTAAATAATATAATAGCAAAAATAAGAAACAAATTGagaaactaaaaattaaaaatttcatcacagagaaaaaaagaaggatggatgAGAAAAATTTTCTTGTCTATTATGATAAGAAAGATCATGTTGTGGGTAAGGCCAGATAAATCAAGTATAATagacaaaatacaaaataaaaaatattgaataatgaaataaattactaataatgtgaggatatttatacaaaaaattagtttagaaaatgaaacaaagta from Nicotiana tabacum cultivar K326 chromosome 24, ASM71507v2, whole genome shotgun sequence includes:
- the LOC107768913 gene encoding tropinone reductase 1, whose product is MEDSKANKNDNNGEEEGRWSLKGKTALVTGGSKGIGYAIVEELAGLGARVYTCSRNEKELQECLEIWRNKGFKVEGSVCDLLLCTERENLMQAVGDVFNGKLNILVNNAGVVIHKETKDFTAEDYNIVMGTNFEAGFHLSQLAYPLLKASENGNVIFLSSIAGFSALPSLSLYSASKGQINQTTKSLACEWAKDNIRVNSVAPGIIMTPLVETAIKRNPRQREEIDHFIVRTPMGRAGKPEEISALITFLCFPAASYITGQIIWADCGFTANGGF